The Candidatus Binatia bacterium DNA segment CTTACCCGCCAGCCTGGGACAAGACGCACGGTGGGTCCTCCGGGTTCATTTCAATGGCGCGAGAATCTAAAAGGAGTCCAGCGACGAGGACGTTGCCGCCGCTTGTCTTAAAGGATGATTGGACAACTCGTCGACTAGAACTTGATCACGGCCGCGCCCCAGGCGAACCCCGCGCCGAACGCGTTCAACAGAACGATGTCGCCGTGGCGGATGCGCCCCTCGCGCCGGGCTTCGTCGAGCGCGACGGGCACGGAGGCGGCGGAGGTGTTGCCGTAGCGGTCGAGGTTGACCATCACTTTCGACATCGGAATTTTCAGCCGTTCCGCCAGGGCGCCGATGATTCTGAGATTCGCCTGGTGCGGAATCACCAGCGAGATTTCATCGATGTCCACATCCGCCTCGTCGAGCGCTTCGCGGCTGATCTCCTCCATGGAGCGCACGGCGACCTTAAAAACTTCCTTGCCGTTCATCGTGATCGTGTGCTCGTTTTTCCTCACGCTCTCCAGGCTGGCGGGCTTGAGCGAACCGCCCGCAGGAACATAAAGAGTCTTCGCATACGACCCGTCGGTGCGGAGCTTGGTGCTGAGAATGCCACGGTGCCCGTCGTGCGCGGCGCCGACGACCACGGCTCCGGCGCCGTCGCCGAAGAGGATGCAGGTGGTCCGGTCCTTCCAGTTGAGGAGCCGGCTGAGCGCGTCCGAGCCGACGACCAGCGCGTGGCGGATCATGCCGGTCTTCACCATGGAATCGGCGACCGCGAGCGCGTTCAAAAAGCCCGAGCAGGCGGCGTTCACGTCGAAGGAAAATGCCTTGCGCGCGCCGAGCATGTTCTCCAGGACGCAAGCCGAGCTGGGAAAAGGGTAGTCCGGCGTCACCGTCCCCATGATAATGGCGTCGAGATCCTTCGCCTCCACTCCCGCGTCTTTGAGGGCGCGCACCGCGGCGCGATGCGCCATGTCCGCGTTGCCCTTGCCTTCTTCCAGGACGCGTCTCTCTTTGATGCCGGTGCGCGTCGTGATCCATTCGTCGCTGGTATCGACGAGCCGCTCGAGAGCGGCGTTGGTGATGACGCGCGACGGAAGCTCCGACCCGGTGCCGAGGATTACGCTTCTCGTGTGCGAGGTTCTCACGCGTGCCTCCTGAAGATCACGCAGGCATTGGTCCCGCCGAAGCCGAACGAATTGGACAGCGCGACCTGAAGATCCGCCCTGCGCGCCTGGTTGGGAACGTAATCCAGATCGCAATCGGGATCGGGATTCTCATAGTTGATGGTCGGCGGAACAAGTCCGTGGTGAAGCGCGAGGACGCTGTACGCTCCTTCGATCGCGCCGGCCGCGCCCAGCAGATGGCCGGTCATCGACTTGGTCGAGCTGACCGGAATTTTGTAGGCGTGCTCGCCGAAAACTTTTTTGATCGCCTGGGTCTCGTTGATGTCGTTGTACTCGGTGGAAGTGCCGTGGGCGTTGATATAGCTCACCTCGCTCGGCCGGATCGCCGCGTCGTCCAGGGCGAGCGCCATGCAGCGCGCCGCCCCTTCGCCTTCGGGCGCCGGCGCGGTCATATGATAGGCGTCGCCGTTGGCCGCGTAGCCGATGATCTCGGCGTAAATTTTTGCCCCACGCTTGAGCGCCCGCTCTCTCTCCTCCAAGATCAGCACGCCCGAGCCCTCGGCGATGACGAAGCCGTCGCGCTCTTTGTCGAACGGCCGGCTCGCGCGCTCGGGAGCGTCGTTCCGCGTCGAAAGCGCCTTCATCGAGCTGAATCCTCCGACGCCGAGCGGCGTGATGGCCGCCTCCGCGCCGCCGGCAATGACCGCGTCCTGGAGGCCGCGGCGGATGAGATGGAAGGATTCTCCGATCGCATTATTCCCCGAAGCGCAGGCCGAAGTGGGAGTCCAGTTGACGCCTTTGGCGCCGTGGCGAATCGCGACCTGGCCCGGAGCAAGATTGGAAATAACTTTCGGAATGAAAAACGGCGAGATTTTCCTCGGACCGCCTTCGAGAAATGCTTTGTGGTACGTCTCGATCGTTTCCAGACCGCACAGCCCGACGCCGATGATCACGCCGACCCGAGCGGCCTCTGCGGGATCGACCTTGAAGCCGCCGTCATCGGCCGCCATTTGAGCCGCGGCGACGCTGTACTGAATGAAGAGATCCATTTTTTTGATTTCTTTCGCTTCTATAAAGTCCTCGGCGCGGAAATCCGGCACTTCGCCGGCGATGCGGCTGGCGAAAAATTCGGTGTCGGGAAAACGGCTGATGCGCCGGATACCGGAGCGCCCGGCCGCGATCGCCTGCCAGTTTTTTTCTACGCCCGTGCCCAACGGACTGACGAGCCCGAGACCGGTCACGACCACGCGGCGCGGTTCCGATTCTCTCATAAGGTCCTTCGACGAGACCTATAAATAGATTACTCCGGTGGGAGGGTCAAGGCTTTACAGACTGTTGAAAAAGTCCTACTCGTGCTTCGACAAGCTCAGCACGAACGGAAATTACTCAACGATTCCAATACTAGGTCCGTTCGCCCTGAGACTCTCGAAGGGTGAACGGGGGTTTTTCAACAGTCTGTTGAAGTCAGTTTTGGATTTTGAATTGCCGATTTTCGATTGAATTACCAGTACTTTTCTTGGATGCTGAGTATTCTCCGAACCAGCGGTGCGATCACCTCTCCGCCAACACTGTCGGATAGACCCGCGGTCGGTCCATCTTTGAGCGTTTCGAGCACCCGAGCGACGGAATTTTTCAGCGCCGCGAGGTCGTATCCGCCTTCGAGCAAGAAAGCGATCTTGCCGCCTGCGTGTTTTTCCGCCAGCCGCATGAGCCTGGCGGCCATCGCGGCGAAGCCGCTTTCGGTCACGTTCATGCCGCCCATAGGATCGCGCCGATGCGGATCAAAGCCGGCGGAGACGAGAATCCAATCGGGCGCGAATTTTTCCGCAATCGGAGCGACGATCTCGTTGAACACGCGCAAATACTCCGCATCGCCCAAGCCCGCCGGCAGCGGAATATTGACCGTGTAACCCTCACCGGCGCCGCCGCCGACTTCTTCAGCGGCGCCCGTGCCCGGATAATAGGGGTACTGATGCGTCGAGAGATACAGCACCGACGGGTCCTCGTAGAAGGCATCCTGTGTGCCGTTGCCGTGATGCACGTCCCAGTCCATGATCAAAACCCGCCTGGCGCCGTAATGGCGTTCGACGTAACGGGCGCCCACCGCCACTGTGTTGAAAAGACAAAAGCCCATCGCGCGATCTTTGAGCGCATGATGTCCCGGCGGGCGCACCAGAGCGAAGCCGTTCCGCGCCTCGCCGGCGGCGATCGCATCGAGGAGCTTTAAAAAACCGCCCACGGCCAACAAGCCGACGCCGAAAGAATCCCGCGAGGTCACCGTGTCGCCGTCCAGCGCATAGCGGTTAGTGGTGGAGGTGGCCTGAACGAGATCGATGTAATCCGCCGCATGGCACGACGCGATCTCTGGCTGCGTCGCCGCTCGCGGCGGCAAGAGCTGAAAGTTTTTCGCATCCAGCTCTCCGGCGAGATTGAGCAGGACCTTGAGACGCTCGGGCCGCTCCGGATGGGACTCTCCGGGATCGTGCTTGAGATACTCGGGATCGATCACGACGGCGGTGCGCGCCATGGCACTAGCTTACTTATCACCGGCAATCGGTCGCGCCAAGTCCGGCCTTGACGCTTTGTTCTTCCGAGTGAGATAATTATAGGCGTTCAAGGGAGGGCCAAGCCGTGCAGCGAACCTCCGAATTGGATCAGGGCAACAAAATCTCTTCGCCTGGAATTTCCGGCCGTCAACGGCTGGAAGATTGGCTTCATCTGGAGCGCGTCACAGCGCTCCGCGACATTACCGTCGCCATCACTTCCTCCCTCGACCTGCGCACCGTACTGGACATCCTGGCGGCGAAAATGTACTCCTTCCTGTCGCATTCCAGCGGCAGTATCCGGTTGCTGAATCAGGAAACCGGAGACCTGGAAGCCGTCGCTTCCTGGAATCTGAGCGCTGAAGAACTCCGCGCGTATTCCGGTAAAAAGGGCGGACTGTGCTGGGCAGCGTTTGAAGCTGACGGTCCACTAGTAGTTAGAAACGTGCCTGCCAATCCACGCACCAAGAACCCGGATCTCGCGAACAGGAACAGCCTCTTTGCTTATTTGGGGATCGCGCTCATGGCGAAAGGCGAGAAACTGGGAGTTCTTTCCTTTCACACCAAAGGCCGCCCGGAATTTAATCCCGACGAGATCGAATTTCTGACCATGCTGGCGGGCCACGCCGCCATCGCCATCCACAACGCCCAGCTTCACGAAAAATTGCTGCAGCAGACGGCGGCTCTGGAGCAAGCCAACAATGAGCTCAAGGCCCGCACCCTGCAGCAGGGAGTTCTTTCTCTTCTCTGGAACCTCGCGCTGGCGCGCACCGATGTCTCCGCTCTGTTGGACGAAGCCGTCGTTCTGGCGGCGCAAACGCTCCAGGTAGAGTACGCCAAGGTTTTAGAGCTTCTTCCGGACGGGAATTCGTTGCTCCTGCGTGCGGGCGTGGGTTGGAAAGAAGGTCTCGTCGGCCATGCGACCATCGGCGCCTGGGACGATTCCCAGGCGGGATACACACTGCGCGCCCGCGAGCCGGTCATCGTCGAAGATTTGCGCGCCGAGACGCGCTTCAGCGGGCCGGCCCTCCTATACGACCACGGCGTAGTCAGCGGGATGAGCGTCGTCATCCACGGCAAAAATCGTCCGTACGGCGCCTTGGGCGCGCATACGACCCAACGTCGTTCTTTTTCAACCGACGATATCAACTTTCTCCAGTCGGTGGCCAATTTGCTCGCCACCGCGATCGAACGACAGAAGGCGGAGGAGGCGCTGCGGCAGAGCGAAGAGCGCTTCAAGATCGTCGCGCG contains these protein-coding regions:
- a CDS encoding beta-ketoacyl-ACP synthase III, yielding MRTSHTRSVILGTGSELPSRVITNAALERLVDTSDEWITTRTGIKERRVLEEGKGNADMAHRAAVRALKDAGVEAKDLDAIIMGTVTPDYPFPSSACVLENMLGARKAFSFDVNAACSGFLNALAVADSMVKTGMIRHALVVGSDALSRLLNWKDRTTCILFGDGAGAVVVGAAHDGHRGILSTKLRTDGSYAKTLYVPAGGSLKPASLESVRKNEHTITMNGKEVFKVAVRSMEEISREALDEADVDIDEISLVIPHQANLRIIGALAERLKIPMSKVMVNLDRYGNTSAASVPVALDEARREGRIRHGDIVLLNAFGAGFAWGAAVIKF
- the fabF gene encoding beta-ketoacyl-ACP synthase II; this encodes MRESEPRRVVVTGLGLVSPLGTGVEKNWQAIAAGRSGIRRISRFPDTEFFASRIAGEVPDFRAEDFIEAKEIKKMDLFIQYSVAAAQMAADDGGFKVDPAEAARVGVIIGVGLCGLETIETYHKAFLEGGPRKISPFFIPKVISNLAPGQVAIRHGAKGVNWTPTSACASGNNAIGESFHLIRRGLQDAVIAGGAEAAITPLGVGGFSSMKALSTRNDAPERASRPFDKERDGFVIAEGSGVLILEERERALKRGAKIYAEIIGYAANGDAYHMTAPAPEGEGAARCMALALDDAAIRPSEVSYINAHGTSTEYNDINETQAIKKVFGEHAYKIPVSSTKSMTGHLLGAAGAIEGAYSVLALHHGLVPPTINYENPDPDCDLDYVPNQARRADLQVALSNSFGFGGTNACVIFRRHA
- a CDS encoding histone deacetylase, producing MARTAVVIDPEYLKHDPGESHPERPERLKVLLNLAGELDAKNFQLLPPRAATQPEIASCHAADYIDLVQATSTTNRYALDGDTVTSRDSFGVGLLAVGGFLKLLDAIAAGEARNGFALVRPPGHHALKDRAMGFCLFNTVAVGARYVERHYGARRVLIMDWDVHHGNGTQDAFYEDPSVLYLSTHQYPYYPGTGAAEEVGGGAGEGYTVNIPLPAGLGDAEYLRVFNEIVAPIAEKFAPDWILVSAGFDPHRRDPMGGMNVTESGFAAMAARLMRLAEKHAGGKIAFLLEGGYDLAALKNSVARVLETLKDGPTAGLSDSVGGEVIAPLVRRILSIQEKYW
- a CDS encoding GAF domain-containing protein, whose protein sequence is MQRTSELDQGNKISSPGISGRQRLEDWLHLERVTALRDITVAITSSLDLRTVLDILAAKMYSFLSHSSGSIRLLNQETGDLEAVASWNLSAEELRAYSGKKGGLCWAAFEADGPLVVRNVPANPRTKNPDLANRNSLFAYLGIALMAKGEKLGVLSFHTKGRPEFNPDEIEFLTMLAGHAAIAIHNAQLHEKLLQQTAALEQANNELKARTLQQGVLSLLWNLALARTDVSALLDEAVVLAAQTLQVEYAKVLELLPDGNSLLLRAGVGWKEGLVGHATIGAWDDSQAGYTLRAREPVIVEDLRAETRFSGPALLYDHGVVSGMSVVIHGKNRPYGALGAHTTQRRSFSTDDINFLQSVANLLATAIERQKAEEALRQSEERFKIVARATNDAIWDWNLLTNEVWWNEGVTTLFRYPAEQVKAHVNWWYQNVHPEDRERIICGIHAAIDTGQQTWRDEYRYRCGDGSYAFVIDRGYVIHEGGKPTRMIGCMTDITTRKQAQEELESSHERLRALAAHLQAAREEERTRVAREIHDELGQALTGIKMDLAWLRKKLPKEHDALREKTESMLGLMDQTIQSVRRISTELRPGVLDDLGLTAAIEWQIHEFQKRTGIKCQLAARLEDIGLDRPRSTALFRIFQETLTNIARHAHATKVSIKLEQNNGDVSLHVQDNGNGIPKSKLSDPRSLGILGMRERALLLGGEVFIQGTRGKGTKVTARIPIDAHG